The window CACCACCCGCAGGGTGCCCAGGTCGCAGCTGGCGGTGACGCTGTCGCTGTCGATGCCGGGCGCCGGGCCCAGCAGCCGCATGAATTGCCCCTGGGGGCCGTTCGGCGGTGAACCACTTCGCGCCGGCGGTCGCGGACTGGGCCGCTCACCGCGCGGACGGTGATCGGCTGGCCGCCCACCCAGCTCGATGGGCTCCGAGTCGATGCCTGGCAGGTTCGCCTCAGGAACGTACTCGTCGCCCTCTCGGGACAGATCGACCGACATCGAGCGCGGATCCATCTGCTGAGCGATGCGCAGGTCCGCACATGAGGTCACCATCTCACCCCCTCCACATTTACGCTGAGTCAACAGCCGCGGGAAATCCTCACCGGTGCCCTGAAACCACTTCACGTCGGCGCCCCGGAAAGGCGCATACCCCTTCAGTGCCCGAACGTAGGTTTTGATCGCGCCGAGCTCGCCGCCGAGCGTCGCGTTGATGCCGTGCACCGACACGATCACCCGGCCCCGCAGACCCAGCGACTGCGCGAGCGTGAACTGCCACAGCCGCACCGCCTCAGGGTCCGCCAGCTGCGTGAAGACATAGAACAGGATGATGCGGTACTGGGTCTGCTGGGACACCGTTCGATCCTAGTGAGAGCTCCCGCTCCCCCTTACGAACTGGATCGCCACCAGGACGCCGAGGGCCGCCAGCACGGCGCCCGCCGCCGCACCGAGCCGGTTGCCGTCCGGGACGGCGTGGACCACGACGGCGGTGCCGGTGAGCAGCATGAAACCGACCACGCAGAGGATGGCCGCGCCGTACGCGAGCCGCCCCGCCCGTTCATGGGGATGGGCCCGCCCCTCACCGCTCTGCCCTGCCCAGGACCAGGGCAGCGTCAGCGCGCGGATCTCCTCCTCGGTGGGATGCAGCCGGGCCTGATCCGTCCACCGGTGCACCGCGGCCTCCGCGCCGGGGCGCCAGCACACTCCCCGACGGGTCAGCTCCACCCCGAGCAGCCCATCGACGCCATGGGATGCGGGAACGACCCGGCCCTGCTCCCAGCGCAGCAGTCGGTACGTCCCGTCCTCGCGGCGGGCCACGGCGAGCGCGCCGGAGCGTGCACGGATCCGTGAGGCGACCGCCGGCACCACCACCACGAGCAGCATCGGCAGCGCCATCAGCGGGAGCACCCGCGTGCTCTCCAGCCCCACCAGGATCAGGGGCGGCACGGCAACTGTGCCGAGCAGCCCCAGCGCCACCAAAGCGCGGGCGACCGGGAGGCGGCGCACCGCGAGCAGAGCGAGCAACGGGGTCGGCGGCGGGACGCTGACCGCGCCCAGCACGCCGCTGAGACCGATGGTGGTCGGCACAACGGCGATCACGAGGAACAGCGTGACCAGCGCCGCGCCCGGAAGCGGACCCGTGCCCGCGAGAGGCGAGGTCCAAGCGGCGCCCTGCTCGATCCGCTCCTCGATGAGGAACCACAGCGCCAGCCACAGGACCGCGCCTATGAGGCACAGCCAGCTGTGCGACCGCCACCTCATGCGCGAGGCCAGGTGCTCCGAGGCGATCTCGAACGTCTCGTCGCTGGTCCCCGCCATCACACCGCCTGCTGCTCGCCAGGACGGGCGGCTTCCGGGCGGCGAGCGCCGTCGCGGGCGCTGGAGCGGATACGGCGGGGCGTGGCCTCAGGAAGCATCCTTCGATTCTAGGTAGCGCGGGTCATGACGCTGTAGTCGGTGGGGTGGGGATGAAGGAACGGGTCCCTGACCGGCACGATGGGTGGTGCTGAAGCCATTCATCTACTGGGAGGAGACCCGTTCCATGACCCGATGGACCACGGCTTCTCCCGCCTGGCCTACACCGAGGCGCTCCACACCGGCGTCGACAACGTCATGACCGACGACAGCTAGGGCGTGCCCTCCCGTGGAGGGCGGACCGGTGGACGGAGGCGTTCCCGCGGGAACGTCGTTCGTCGCCGATCAGAGCGATGCTGCGTCAGCCGGTGGGCGGAGCCGAGCCCGGAGAGCCGCTCAGGCCAGCGGTCCCCGCGGCACGTCCACGTGCTGCACCACCCAGGTGTGCATGGCGATCGCCGCGGCGGCGGCCACGTTGATGGAGCGGGTGGAGCCGAACTGGCTGATGCCCACCACCTGGTCCGCTGCTGCCAGCAGGTCCTCACTGAGACCCGGCCCTTCCTGGCCGAACACCAGCAGGCAGTAGCGCGGCAATGCGGTGTGCTCGATGGGCATCGCCCCCGGCACCAGGTCCATCGCCACGATGGACAGTCCTTGCGCACGGGCCCAGGCCGCCAGCGAGGCTGCATCGGGATGGTGCAGCTCGTGCTGGTAGCGGTCGGTGACCATCGCACCGCGGCGGTTCCAGCGCCGCCTGCCGACGATGTGGAAGGCGGCCACGTTGAAGGCGTTGGCGGTGCGCACCACCGAGCCGATGTTGGCGTCGTGCTCGAGGTTCTCGATCGCCACGTGCAGGGCCGTGCGGGACGTGTCGAGGTGGGCGATGATCGCCTCGCGCCGCCAGTAGCGGTACCGGTCCAGCACGTTGCGGCGGTCGCCGTGAGCCAACAGCTCC is drawn from Brachybacterium muris and contains these coding sequences:
- a CDS encoding TrmH family RNA methyltransferase; this encodes MTHAEPAQEREVGVGPHPEPWPEDPRLDPELLAHGDRRNVLDRYRYWRREAIIAHLDTSRTALHVAIENLEHDANIGSVVRTANAFNVAAFHIVGRRRWNRRGAMVTDRYQHELHHPDAASLAAWARAQGLSIVAMDLVPGAMPIEHTALPRYCLLVFGQEGPGLSEDLLAAADQVVGISQFGSTRSINVAAAAAIAMHTWVVQHVDVPRGPLA